The Spirochaetales bacterium genomic interval ATGCGTCGTCAACAGAATGGTGATTCTTCCCTTTAACTCCTTTATGACAGACCATAATTCCCGGCGGGCAAGTACATCAAGTCCGAGTGTCGGCTCATCCAAAAACAGAACATCCGGTTCCGTTATCAACGCCATGGCGATACTCAAACGCCGCTGCATTCCCCCGGATAGTTTTTTAGCTTTTTTTTTGGATATTTCCTTTAATTTGAATCGATCGACGATATACGCGACCTTATCAGGTATAACGTGTTTTGCCATCCCATAGATACCGGCTATCATTTCAATATTTTCATAGACGGATAAATTAGGCGCCACCGCCGTTTCCTGCGGTGAAACATTGATTATTTTTTTAATAGCAAATGGATTCTTAATAATACTCTTGTCGAATATGAAAGCATCACCGCAAGAAGGGGCAATCAAACACGAAAGCATTTTGATCGTTGTCGTTTTCCCCGCGCCGTTTACTCCAAGAAGAGAAAATAATTCGCCTTGCCCGATAGAAAAATTAATACCATCGACCGCCGTTATGTCGCTGTATTTTTTTGTGAGATTTTTTG includes:
- a CDS encoding ATP-binding cassette domain-containing protein encodes the protein MTAIETKNLTKKYSDITAVDGINFSIGQGELFSLLGVNGAGKTTTIKMLSCLIAPSCGDAFIFDKSIIKNPFAIKKIINVSPQETAVAPNLSVYENIEMIAGIYGMAKHVIPDKVAYIVDRFKLKEISKKKAKKLSGGMQRRLSIAMALITEPDVLFLDEPTLGLDVLARRELWSVIKELKGRITILLTTHYMEEAEALSDRVAIMHEGIIKVIGTVQELLQQTNTNRLEDAFVVINQGGM